The following proteins come from a genomic window of Alosa alosa isolate M-15738 ecotype Scorff River chromosome 2, AALO_Geno_1.1, whole genome shotgun sequence:
- the hmgb1a gene encoding high mobility group protein B1a, with amino-acid sequence MGKDPTKPRGKMSSYAYFVQTCREEHKKKHPEASVNFAEFSKKCSERWKTMSAKEKGKFEDMAKQDKVRYEREMKNYIPPKGEKKRRFKDPNAPKRPPSAFFIFCSEFRPKVKAETPGLSIGDVAKRMGEMWNKTLAEDKQPYEKKAAKLKEKYEKDIAAYRQGKGGKMGGAAAKASAKVEQKDDDDDDDDDDDDDDDDDDEEDDE; translated from the exons ATGGGTAAAGATCCAACGAAGCCCAGGGGCAAGATGTCCTCATATGCCTACTTCGTCCAGACCTGCCGAGAGGAACACAAGAAAAAACACCCTGAGGCTTCGGTCAATTTCGCCGAGTTCTCTAAGAAGTGTTCTGAGAGATGGAAG ACGATGTCAGCCAAAGAGAAAGGTAAATTTGAAGATATGGCCAAACAAGACAAGGTCCGCTATGAGCGGGAGATGAAGAACTACATCCCAccaaaaggagagaaaaagaggaggttTAAAGATCCCAATGCCCCCAAAAGGCCTCC GTCTGCCTTTTTCATTTTCTGTTCGGAGTTTCGACCCAAGGTCAAAGCAGAAACTCCTGGCCTGTCAATTGGCGATGTTGCTAAGAGGATGGGAGAGATGTGGAATAAAACATTAGCTGAGGATAAACAGCCATATGAGAAGAAGGCTGCCAAACTGAAGGAGAAGTATGAGAAG GACATTGCAGCATATCGCCAAGGTAAGGGGGGCAAGATGGGAGGAGCAGCTGCAAAAGCTTCAGCCAAAGTTGAACAAAaggatgatgatgacgacgacgacgatgatgatgacgatgatgacgatgacgatGATGAAGAGGATGATGAGTAG
- the katnal1 gene encoding katanin p60 ATPase-containing subunit A-like 1 translates to MAELAEIYDNAKKGREYALLGNYDSSMVYYQGVMQQIEKYCQSQRDPSLKAKWQQVRLELEEEYKYVRSIVNTLESFKVDKPVDCSNFLPEEAPQDPAVWPPPTPAEHRAPSQVKRPNSGAKPQKKDSPAMQHKGPVVRGQVNPKTDKSPRNGRGTKAKDEKGKKSGQEGGEGELKKFDGTGYDSDLVDALERDIISRNPNISWDDIADLEDAKKLLREAVVLPMWMPDFFKGIRRPWKGVLMVGPPGTGKTMLAKAVATECGTTFFNISPSTLTSKYRGESEKLVRLLFDMARFYAPSTIFIDEIDSICGRRGTSDEHEASRRVKSELLVQMDGVGGAVENDDPSKMVMVLAATNFPWDIDEALRRRLEKRIYISLPTAKGRAELLRISLREVEVAPDVDLALIAEKIEGYSGADITNVCRDAAMMAMRRRIQGLSPEEIRALPKDELQMPVTMEDFELTLKKISKSVSSADLEKYESWMSEFGSV, encoded by the exons ATGGCGGAGTTAGCAGAGATATATGACAACGCTAAAAAGGGTCGAGAGTACGCTCTTCTCGGGAACTATGATTCGTCCATGGTCTACTATCAAGGTGTGATGCAGCAAATCGAGAAATACTGTCAGTCTCAGAGAGATCCATCACTCAAGGCCAAATGGCAGCAG GTACGCTTGGAATTAGAAGAGGAATACAAGTATGTGAGGAGTATTGTCAACACCTTGGAAAGTTTTAAGGTGGACAAGCCAGTAGACTGCTCTAACTTCCTACCAGAGGAAGCCCCTCAGGATCCTGCAGTATGGCCGCCCCCTACCCCGGCAGAACACAG AGCACCAAGTCAGGTGAAGCGTCCCAATAGTGGAGCAAAGCCTCAGAAAAAAGACTCCCCAGCAATGCAGCACAAGGGTCCAGTGGTCAGGGGGCAAGTGAACCCCAAAACAGACAAATCACCCCGCAATGGACGAGGCACAAAGGCCAAAGATGAAAAG GGGAAAAAGAGTGGCCAAGAAGGTGGTGAAGGAGAGTTGAAGAAGTTTGATGGTACAGGCTATGACAGTGACTTGGTGGATGCCCTTGAAAGGGACATTATTTCAAGGAATCCTAATATCAGCTG GGATGACATAGCCGATCTGGAGGATGCCAAGAAGCTGCTGAGAGAGGCAGTGGTGTTGCCCATGTGGATGCCAGATTTCTTCAAGGGCATTCGGCGGCCTTGGAAG ggAGTGTTGATGGTCGGCCCTCCTGGCACAGGGAAGACTATGCTTGCCAAAGCTGTTGCCACAGAGTGTGGCACCACGTTCTTCAacatctccccctccaccctcacctcCAAGTATCGAGGCGAGTCAGAGAAACTGGTGCGGCTGCTGTTTGACATG GCAAGGTTCTACGCCCCCAGTACAATCTTCATTGACGAGATCGACTCGATTTGCGGGAGACGGGGAACATCGGATGAACATGAGGCGAGTCGCCGAGTGAAGTCGGAACTCCTGGTGCAGATGGACG GGGTTGGTGGGGCAGTGGAGAATGACGATCCCTCTAAGATGGTGATGGTGCTGGCTGCCACCAATTTCCCCTGGGACATCGATGAGGCACTGAGACGCCGCCTGGAGAAGAGAATCTACATTTCTCTGCCCACAG CGAAGGGCCGTGCCGAACTGCTGCGCATCAGCctgagggaggtggaggtggcgcCCGATGTCGATCTGGCCCTCATCGCTGAGAAGATCGAAGGCTACTCCGGAGCAGACATCACCAACGTCTGCAG GGATGCGGCCATGATGGCCATGCGGCGTCGGATCCAGGGTTTGAGCCCCGAGGAGATTCGCGCGCTCCCCAAGGATGAACTCCAGATGCCCGTCACCATGGAGGACTTTGAGCTCACGCTCAAGAAGATCTCCAAGTCTGTCTCCTCCGCCGACTTGGAGAAGTACGAGTCCTGGATGTCAGAGTTCGGATCTGtgtag